The proteins below come from a single Pleuronectes platessa chromosome 3, fPlePla1.1, whole genome shotgun sequence genomic window:
- the dand5 gene encoding DAN domain family member 5 yields MTSLLTFVILSSWTTLAFTFPPNTFENMMKRSRVDFESSGSGPEEPIRGVVRVVQLDQRALAQSGFFRKGVSPRTAPSFRKRLPFPSFLSQGRPGPGPAFKAPVSPLHHLHPKGPTERDLKKKQGLQMWQRAMDKGGKLSLPVNLKDMKQTCTAVPFTQHVTADGCETVTVHNKLCFGQCSSLFVPSEGEFTGLGTRTGAVPRRAPCSRCAPSKAQTVTVPLRCRREVREKRVMVVEECKCETGIEERSAESAASMQL; encoded by the exons ATGACTTCTCTCCTCACTTTCGTCATTTTGTCAAGTTGGACGACTCTGGCTTTTACTTTTCCTCCTAACACGTTTGAGAACATGATGAAAAGGTCACGGGTGGATTTTGAATCCTCCGGCAGCGGACCCGAGGAGCCTATCAGAGGAGTAGTCCGGGTGGTTCAGCTGGACCAGCGCGCTCTGGCCCAGTCAGGGTTCTTCAGAAAGGGAGTGAGCCCCAGGACAGCCCCCTCATTCCGAAAGAGGTTGCCCTTCCCTTCATTCTTGTCTCAGGGGAGACCAGGTCCGGGCCCGGCCTTCAAGGCTCCAGTGAGTCCCCTGCACCACCTGCACCCTAAAGGCCCCACCGAAAGGGACCTGAAGAAGAAACAGGGGCTGCAGATGTGGCAAAGAGCCATGGATAAAGGAGGCAAGTTGTCCCTGCCGGTCAACCTGAAGGACATGAAACAGACGTGCACTGCGGTGCCTTTCACTCAG CATGTGACCGCAGACGGATGCGAGACAGTGACGGTGCACAACAAGCTGTGTTTCGGTCAGTGCAGCTCTCTGTTTGTGCCGTCCGAAGGTGAGTTTACCGGGTTGGGCACCAGGACGGGGGCCGTTCCCCGCCGGGCCCCCTGCTCGCGCTGCGCCCCATCCAAAGCCCAAACCGTGACTGTGCCCCTGCGCTGTCGAAGAGAGGTCCGGGAGAAGCgagtgatggtggtggaggagtGCAAGTGTGAGACGGGCATCGAGGAGAGAAGTGCTGAGTCTGCAGCGTCCATGCAGCTGTAG